One region of Hymenobacter sediminicola genomic DNA includes:
- the ppk1 gene encoding polyphosphate kinase 1: protein MKLFKSADLIRKSKYISRDLSWLRFNYRVLDQAKDPSRALFDRLRFLSITSSNLDEFFMIRVGSLYNYLDYGKERVDYSGLRELPFRRKLLDFAHRFVNDQSMTYLNELKPQFEKNGFNILRMEELTELELKKADGFFKNTIFPLLTPMVYDSYHGFPLMMNQMLILGVVTRTGNGDLETEKGQERLTFVQIPQNLTRFFELTRKEKVLFVPIEEIVRANLPKLFRNVEIESANLFRITRNGDFTLEESDDIDTDFIKELQQGLKTRKRGRVVRLEVEPNASALLMSVLKERWMIDNGNVFVINSLIDMKGLLQILKHPNFRGKSSKQPAPVAPLSLPEGADDNLFEYLKHHDVLLHHPYNSIEPMVRLLEMAAEDPHVLGIKQTIYRLADDSRVTAALLKAAENGKHVSVLFEIKARFDEERNIREGARLEKAGCFVIYGVSKYKTHTKMLMIIRKEGEKVTRYVHIGSGNYNEQTSKLYTDVSLLTTNDVYGHDVSEFFNVITGHSQPDDYEYLITAPKDMRQQLIHLIREEVRNAKKGLPSGVVMKMNSLEDKEVIDEIYRASKAGVPICLIVRGICCLRPGRPGLSENVEVRSIVGDLLEHSRLFYFHQAGQPKVYAGSADVMVRSFDRRIEALFLIVNPQLKREAISILMLNMLDNQNTYIMREDGAYIRRQPAPDEAAVNVHRDFYRRDEERLTAATPEGLLALLLLHQQAPSGEGSATVVGDEQAAIEAAGETYGGDGDDACLVNDATPGENTAEGVSTLEGQVVYPAAIGEGDEDQVSLPNV from the coding sequence ATGAAACTCTTCAAATCCGCCGACCTGATCCGCAAAAGCAAGTACATCAGCCGTGACCTGAGTTGGCTGCGTTTTAACTACCGTGTACTCGACCAGGCCAAGGACCCAAGTCGTGCGCTATTCGACCGGCTACGGTTCCTGAGCATCACGTCGTCGAATCTGGATGAGTTCTTCATGATTCGGGTCGGCTCGCTCTATAACTACCTCGACTATGGTAAGGAAAGGGTGGATTACTCAGGGTTGCGGGAACTGCCCTTCCGGCGCAAACTGCTCGATTTTGCGCACCGCTTCGTCAACGACCAGTCGATGACGTACCTGAATGAGTTGAAGCCGCAGTTCGAGAAGAACGGCTTCAACATTCTGCGTATGGAAGAGCTGACAGAACTGGAATTGAAGAAGGCTGACGGCTTTTTCAAGAATACCATTTTCCCGCTGCTTACCCCGATGGTATACGACTCATACCACGGTTTCCCGTTGATGATGAATCAGATGCTAATTCTGGGCGTGGTGACACGCACCGGCAACGGCGACCTGGAAACGGAAAAAGGGCAGGAGCGGCTCACGTTTGTGCAGATTCCGCAGAACCTGACGCGCTTCTTTGAGCTGACTCGTAAGGAAAAGGTGCTGTTTGTGCCGATTGAGGAAATTGTGCGGGCCAACCTGCCCAAACTGTTCCGCAATGTCGAAATCGAGTCGGCCAATTTGTTCCGAATTACGCGCAATGGCGACTTCACGCTGGAAGAATCGGACGACATCGATACCGACTTTATCAAGGAGTTGCAGCAAGGGCTAAAAACTCGCAAGCGGGGGCGTGTGGTGCGGCTGGAAGTGGAGCCTAATGCTTCGGCGCTGCTGATGTCGGTGCTGAAAGAGCGGTGGATGATTGACAACGGCAACGTGTTCGTTATCAACTCCCTGATTGACATGAAGGGGTTGCTCCAGATTCTGAAGCACCCGAACTTCCGGGGCAAGTCGTCGAAGCAGCCTGCGCCAGTAGCACCGCTGAGCCTGCCCGAAGGCGCCGACGACAACCTGTTTGAGTACCTTAAGCATCACGATGTGCTGCTGCATCACCCCTACAACAGCATCGAGCCGATGGTGCGGCTGCTGGAAATGGCAGCCGAGGACCCACATGTGCTGGGTATCAAGCAAACCATTTACCGCCTCGCCGATGATTCGCGGGTGACGGCTGCGCTGTTGAAGGCCGCCGAAAACGGGAAGCACGTATCGGTGCTGTTCGAAATCAAGGCCCGCTTTGATGAGGAGCGCAACATTCGTGAAGGCGCACGGCTGGAAAAGGCCGGTTGCTTCGTCATCTATGGTGTGAGCAAGTACAAGACGCACACCAAGATGCTGATGATTATTCGCAAAGAAGGCGAAAAGGTGACGCGCTACGTGCACATCGGCTCCGGTAACTACAACGAGCAAACCAGTAAGCTCTACACCGACGTGAGCCTACTCACGACTAATGACGTGTATGGCCACGATGTGTCAGAGTTCTTTAACGTCATCACGGGTCACTCGCAGCCCGACGACTACGAGTATCTGATTACGGCTCCCAAGGACATGCGCCAGCAGCTGATCCACCTGATTCGGGAGGAAGTACGCAACGCTAAAAAGGGTCTGCCCAGCGGCGTCGTGATGAAAATGAACTCGCTGGAAGACAAGGAGGTAATCGATGAAATTTATCGTGCTTCCAAAGCTGGCGTGCCCATCTGCCTGATTGTGCGGGGTATCTGCTGCCTGCGCCCCGGCCGGCCTGGCCTGAGCGAAAACGTGGAGGTACGCAGCATCGTTGGAGATTTGCTGGAGCACTCGCGCCTGTTCTATTTCCACCAGGCCGGGCAGCCAAAAGTATACGCCGGTTCCGCCGACGTTATGGTTCGCTCCTTTGACCGGCGCATTGAAGCTCTGTTCCTGATTGTAAATCCGCAGCTCAAGCGCGAGGCTATCAGCATTCTGATGCTGAACATGCTGGACAATCAGAATACCTATATCATGCGGGAGGATGGGGCCTACATTCGGCGCCAGCCAGCTCCGGACGAGGCGGCGGTAAACGTACACCGCGACTTTTATCGTCGGGATGAGGAACGCCTTACCGCCGCCACGCCAGAAGGGCTTCTAGCATTGTTGTTATTGCACCAGCAGGCGCCGAGCGGCGAGGGGAGTGCTACGGTCGTCGGCGATGAGCAGGCAGCTATAGAGGCCGCGGGCGAGACCTACGGTGGAGATGGTGATGACGCCTGCCTTGTCAACGATGCAACCCCCGGCGAGAATACCGCTGAAGGTGTTAGCACTTTGGAGGGGCAGGTCGTATACCCGGCGGCCATCGGTGAGGGAGACGAGGACCAAGTGAGCCTGCCGAACGTGTGA
- the gyrB gene encoding DNA topoisomerase (ATP-hydrolyzing) subunit B: protein MSETQEIIGASDYSADSIQVLEGLEAVRKRPSMYIGDTGAKGLHHLVWEVVDNSIDEALAGQCDHIEVNIHPGNAISVQDNGRGIPVGINQKFGKSALEIALTVLHAGGKFDKNSYKTSGGLHGVGVSCVNALSTHTHVTVKRDGHVYEQEYTIGVPQYDVRQIGDTTERGTRVWFQPDPTIFDETLEYSYERIATRLRELAYLNRGIRIVLTDLRSSQDGGEGEAVRTEFYSEGGVAEYVQYLDSSRTVLMTKPVYVATERGIPVEVAFQYNDSYQEHIFSYVNNINTHEGGTHVAGFRSAITRVLKGYAEKSGEVAKAKIEIQGDDFREGLTAVISVKVAEPKFEGQTKGKLGNSEVSGAVNQVVGEILNQYLEENPKEARVIVEKVILAAKARVAAKKAREMVQRKSVLGSNSLPGKLADCSESDPAICELYLVEGDSAGGTAKQGRNRAFQAILPLRGKILNVEKAQEHRIYENEEIRNMITALGVSFEKKTDEDDGSSTRSLNLDKLRYHKIIIMTDADIDGSHIRTLILTFFFRYMPELIEKGYIYIALPPLYLVKRGKEERYCWTEQDRMTAQEELGRGKPETVNVQRYKGLGEMNAEQLWTTTMQPVTRSLKRVDVDSGVEADHLFSMLMGDEVAPRRDFIEKNAKYAKLDV, encoded by the coding sequence ATGAGCGAAACACAAGAGATAATCGGTGCCTCGGACTACTCCGCGGATAGCATTCAGGTACTCGAAGGGCTCGAAGCGGTACGCAAGCGTCCTTCCATGTACATCGGCGATACTGGCGCCAAAGGCCTGCACCATCTGGTGTGGGAAGTAGTAGATAACTCTATTGACGAAGCCCTAGCCGGCCAGTGCGACCATATCGAGGTGAACATTCACCCCGGCAACGCCATTTCAGTCCAGGACAACGGCCGCGGTATCCCCGTTGGCATCAACCAGAAATTCGGCAAATCTGCCCTTGAAATTGCCCTGACCGTATTGCACGCCGGCGGCAAATTTGATAAGAACAGCTACAAGACGTCCGGCGGTCTGCACGGCGTGGGCGTGTCCTGCGTAAATGCTCTGAGCACGCACACGCACGTTACCGTTAAGCGCGACGGCCACGTCTACGAGCAGGAATACACCATTGGCGTGCCGCAGTATGACGTGCGCCAGATTGGGGACACTACGGAGCGTGGTACCCGCGTGTGGTTTCAGCCCGACCCAACCATCTTCGATGAAACGCTGGAGTACTCGTATGAGCGGATTGCAACCCGCCTGCGTGAACTGGCCTACCTTAACCGTGGTATCCGTATCGTGCTGACCGACCTGCGTTCCTCGCAGGATGGGGGAGAGGGCGAAGCAGTACGCACCGAATTCTATTCGGAAGGCGGCGTAGCCGAGTACGTACAGTATCTCGACAGCAGCCGCACCGTGCTTATGACCAAGCCCGTGTACGTGGCGACGGAGCGTGGTATTCCGGTGGAAGTGGCGTTCCAGTATAACGACTCGTACCAGGAGCACATCTTCTCCTATGTCAACAACATCAACACTCACGAAGGTGGCACGCACGTGGCGGGCTTCCGCTCGGCCATCACGCGGGTGCTGAAAGGCTATGCCGAGAAATCGGGAGAAGTGGCCAAAGCCAAAATTGAGATTCAGGGCGACGACTTCCGCGAAGGCCTTACCGCCGTTATTTCGGTGAAAGTTGCAGAGCCTAAGTTCGAAGGCCAGACCAAAGGCAAGCTAGGCAACTCCGAAGTGAGCGGCGCCGTGAACCAAGTAGTGGGCGAGATTCTCAACCAGTACCTGGAGGAAAACCCGAAGGAAGCCCGTGTCATCGTCGAAAAGGTGATTCTGGCCGCTAAGGCCCGCGTGGCCGCCAAGAAGGCCCGCGAAATGGTGCAGCGCAAGTCGGTGCTGGGCTCCAACTCGCTGCCCGGCAAACTCGCCGACTGCTCGGAATCTGATCCGGCCATCTGCGAACTGTACTTGGTGGAAGGGGACTCGGCTGGCGGCACCGCTAAGCAGGGCCGCAACCGCGCGTTTCAGGCTATTCTGCCGCTACGGGGTAAAATCCTGAACGTGGAGAAAGCACAGGAGCACCGTATCTACGAAAACGAGGAAATCCGGAACATGATTACGGCCCTCGGTGTGAGCTTTGAGAAGAAAACGGATGAGGACGATGGTAGCAGCACCCGCTCCCTGAATCTGGACAAGCTGCGCTACCACAAAATCATCATCATGACCGATGCTGATATTGATGGCTCGCACATCCGGACCCTGATCCTGACCTTCTTCTTCCGCTATATGCCGGAGCTGATTGAGAAAGGCTACATCTACATTGCGCTGCCTCCGCTTTACCTTGTGAAGCGTGGCAAAGAGGAGCGCTACTGCTGGACTGAACAGGACCGCATGACTGCTCAGGAAGAATTGGGCCGCGGCAAGCCGGAAACGGTGAACGTGCAGCGCTACAAAGGCTTGGGCGAGATGAATGCCGAGCAGCTCTGGACTACTACCATGCAGCCCGTGACCCGCTCCCTGAAGCGCGTGGATGTAGACTCCGGCGTCGAGGCCGACCATCTCTTCTCCATGCTGATGGGCGACGAAGTAGCCCCCCGCCGCGACTTCATCGAGAAAAATGCTAAATATGCCAAACTAGACGTATAA
- a CDS encoding T9SS type A sorting domain-containing protein, with product MSTPYFIKGVDANTVWTIGYDLDNGSGTNYARSTNGGVTWTAGTVTGITATTGIVTALTAVDANTAWVTVLGASGSRIMKTTNGGTAWTQQGTAFSSPDSYPNMIHFFNANEGVAQGDPLTDGGSFEMYRTTDGGTTWTPVTTPASLSGEYGAEAPPAAVGNNIWFGTLDGRVYHSTDKGATWTVADAALTDGVFALAFRDAQNGLANSFNFDTGAKALKRTTDGGATWSSVTYTGLFPGFGLDNVPGTQQYIATGLDVAGTGNSTGSSYSRDNGQTWVTLETAISHTRVDAVSPTAIWSGAIDDNTFGGLGMNRLTATTLGTKPVAAEQLSFSVYPNPSTDGRFVVGSKVARTGVELRVSDALGREVTRRMWQGSTATPFTLDLSQYKAGVYSLEILSEAGTSHQKLVVR from the coding sequence TTGTCTACCCCCTATTTCATCAAAGGAGTTGATGCCAATACTGTTTGGACTATTGGCTACGACCTTGATAATGGTAGTGGCACCAATTATGCCCGTAGCACCAACGGCGGAGTAACGTGGACGGCCGGCACCGTGACCGGCATAACGGCCACAACTGGGATTGTGACGGCTCTGACGGCCGTAGATGCCAATACTGCCTGGGTGACGGTACTTGGCGCCAGCGGTAGCCGCATCATGAAAACCACGAACGGTGGCACAGCCTGGACACAGCAGGGAACGGCTTTTTCGTCGCCTGACAGCTACCCTAACATGATTCACTTCTTCAATGCCAATGAAGGAGTAGCCCAAGGTGACCCGCTGACGGATGGTGGCTCGTTTGAAATGTACCGGACCACAGATGGCGGTACTACTTGGACTCCGGTTACTACGCCTGCTTCATTGAGCGGCGAATATGGTGCGGAAGCCCCGCCGGCTGCAGTCGGTAACAACATTTGGTTCGGTACCCTGGATGGCCGCGTTTACCACAGCACTGATAAAGGCGCTACGTGGACGGTAGCCGATGCGGCCCTGACGGACGGTGTTTTTGCCTTAGCATTCCGCGACGCGCAAAATGGCCTGGCCAACAGCTTCAATTTTGATACGGGCGCAAAAGCGCTGAAACGCACCACGGATGGCGGTGCCACTTGGTCTTCGGTGACATATACAGGCCTGTTTCCTGGCTTCGGTCTCGATAACGTGCCCGGTACCCAGCAATACATTGCTACCGGTCTGGACGTGGCTGGTACCGGCAACTCAACCGGCTCTTCTTACTCGCGTGACAACGGGCAGACCTGGGTAACGCTGGAAACCGCCATCAGCCATACGCGGGTTGATGCCGTGAGCCCCACCGCCATCTGGTCGGGAGCCATCGACGACAATACGTTTGGCGGCCTGGGTATGAACCGTCTCACTGCTACAACCCTCGGCACGAAGCCAGTAGCAGCCGAGCAACTAAGCTTTAGTGTCTATCCAAACCCAAGCACTGATGGCCGCTTCGTAGTTGGCTCGAAGGTAGCGCGCACCGGTGTAGAATTGCGTGTATCTGATGCCTTGGGCCGTGAGGTAACCCGCCGTATGTGGCAGGGCAGTACCGCCACTCCCTTCACCCTCGACCTGAGCCAGTACAAAGCGGGAGTTTACTCGCTGGAAATTCTGTCAGAAGCTGGCACCAGCCACCAGAAGCTAGTAGTGCGCTAA
- a CDS encoding T9SS type A sorting domain-containing protein: MKKTLLGLSFLLGLGLQGFGQGTPAITSFTPQNSNLGANYRIVGIQAIDANTAWGLSGLPDAAGTSIVANTYLRTTNGGTTWQGGVIAPSGFTGYAAGNLFALNATTAWSAMYNATNGGGIIVKTTNGGTSWTVQTDPSTTGAYQFSAPDGFANWVYFWDANNGVCMGDPNRTAASSVKFFEMYTTTNGGTTWTRVPRASGLISNGSEYGVTNQYSVVGNTIWFSTLYDPVTITSPARVFKSTDRGLTWTNSNSNIPNRVSGVVFASANNGLLWNAENISTTTNGGTTWATQAYSTPFRDSDVTAIPGGNTYVAVGLDARVASPTAADIGTSISRDNGATWTTIDNQAQYLSVSFASGTVGWAGGFTAAAGGGGIGKYTGANILSNRNVELQKALAVYPNPSTNGIFTVQLASGLKSGASVRVFDVVGRQVTSQTLNATAIAAKSTTVDLSNEKAGIYTLELRTEAGVAQQKLVVE; the protein is encoded by the coding sequence ATGAAAAAAACGCTACTCGGCCTTTCTTTCCTGCTTGGACTAGGTCTGCAAGGCTTTGGCCAAGGCACTCCAGCCATTACCTCTTTTACCCCTCAGAACTCCAACCTGGGTGCCAACTATCGTATCGTTGGTATTCAGGCTATTGATGCCAACACGGCTTGGGGTCTGTCGGGTTTGCCTGACGCTGCTGGAACCAGCATCGTGGCCAACACCTACCTGCGCACCACCAATGGTGGAACCACTTGGCAGGGTGGCGTAATTGCCCCTAGCGGCTTTACGGGCTATGCTGCCGGCAACCTGTTTGCTTTGAACGCTACCACGGCTTGGTCTGCTATGTATAACGCTACCAATGGCGGCGGTATCATTGTTAAGACCACGAACGGCGGTACCAGCTGGACTGTACAGACTGACCCAAGCACTACTGGTGCTTACCAGTTTTCTGCTCCAGACGGTTTCGCCAACTGGGTATACTTCTGGGATGCCAACAACGGTGTCTGCATGGGTGACCCGAACCGGACTGCTGCCAGCTCGGTAAAGTTTTTCGAGATGTACACTACCACCAACGGTGGTACCACCTGGACACGCGTACCCCGCGCTTCCGGCCTGATCAGCAACGGCAGCGAATATGGTGTAACCAATCAGTATTCGGTAGTCGGCAACACCATTTGGTTCAGCACCCTCTACGATCCGGTCACCATTACGTCGCCAGCCCGTGTGTTTAAATCCACGGACCGAGGCCTCACTTGGACCAACAGCAACAGCAATATTCCGAACCGGGTTTCCGGTGTTGTGTTTGCTAGTGCCAACAACGGCCTGCTGTGGAATGCTGAAAACATCAGCACAACGACGAACGGTGGTACTACTTGGGCTACTCAGGCCTATTCTACTCCTTTCCGTGATTCTGACGTAACAGCTATTCCCGGTGGCAACACCTACGTAGCTGTTGGTCTGGATGCTCGCGTTGCTTCGCCAACGGCTGCCGATATCGGAACTTCGATTAGCCGCGACAATGGTGCTACCTGGACGACTATCGACAACCAGGCTCAGTACCTCTCGGTTAGCTTTGCTTCGGGTACTGTAGGCTGGGCTGGTGGATTCACGGCTGCTGCTGGTGGCGGTGGCATCGGCAAATACACGGGCGCCAATATTCTCTCGAACCGCAACGTAGAGCTGCAGAAGGCTCTGGCTGTGTATCCTAACCCTAGCACCAATGGCATCTTCACGGTGCAGCTGGCTTCGGGTCTGAAATCGGGTGCTTCGGTACGCGTGTTCGACGTAGTAGGACGCCAGGTAACTTCGCAGACCCTGAACGCTACGGCTATTGCTGCCAAGTCGACGACTGTGGACCTGAGCAATGAGAAAGCCGGTATCTACACGCTGGAACTGCGCACCGAAGCCGGTGTAGCACAGCAGAAACTGGTAGTAGAATAA
- a CDS encoding site-specific integrase — MKLRFYLHSKAASDGRRPVYVSIGVGEARPVRSATGVVVHPKYFNELAPHIHRSADGATSHNDRLDEIRLLVGRAVRQLEDAGTLSNAALLPQVKKIISELTGRKTKGSEAVAAEVAKARPLAEQPFRAVYQQWKEEKAGKFTADYLNKGSQYVDWFETFDPGCTPAAVDQRWVNRYTSYLVKETPMFNNTIAQHINSLRVLMQFAGLPTKWIDNDWEHDIEPVYLTQQELEQLIAWQLPAGKGSWDRQKDVFVMRCLTGLRYSDAAALLRPHIKAAAALRMIRMDQKKTRSAVQIPLLPLVEIILAKYEHLPAGQVLPVISRQQTGGIIKEILKAAGIDSPYMQVRYKGTVKHEAVLPKWQAASTHTARHTYGALLARMKLHPLQIMEKMGHKDLKSTMKYTHLEHEATEQQMIEGWDKLQSGKLED, encoded by the coding sequence GTGAAGCTCCGATTTTATCTGCATAGCAAAGCAGCCAGTGACGGCCGCAGGCCGGTGTATGTCAGCATCGGAGTAGGGGAGGCCCGCCCGGTGCGCTCGGCTACCGGCGTGGTAGTGCATCCGAAGTACTTCAACGAGCTGGCCCCGCACATTCACCGCAGCGCCGATGGCGCTACCAGCCACAACGACCGGCTCGATGAAATCCGCCTGCTTGTCGGCCGGGCCGTGCGGCAGCTGGAAGATGCTGGCACGCTGAGCAACGCGGCGCTGCTACCACAGGTAAAAAAAATTATTTCCGAACTGACCGGCCGCAAAACAAAAGGCAGCGAGGCAGTGGCCGCTGAGGTAGCCAAGGCCCGCCCGTTGGCAGAGCAGCCGTTCCGGGCCGTGTACCAGCAGTGGAAGGAAGAAAAGGCGGGCAAGTTCACGGCGGACTACCTCAACAAGGGCAGCCAGTACGTGGATTGGTTTGAGACATTCGACCCGGGCTGCACGCCGGCCGCCGTCGATCAGCGCTGGGTGAACCGCTACACCTCGTACCTGGTGAAGGAAACGCCCATGTTCAACAACACCATTGCCCAGCATATTAACTCGCTGCGGGTACTGATGCAGTTTGCCGGCCTGCCGACGAAGTGGATAGACAACGACTGGGAGCACGACATTGAGCCGGTGTACCTGACCCAGCAGGAGCTGGAGCAGCTCATTGCCTGGCAGCTCCCGGCCGGCAAGGGTTCCTGGGACCGGCAGAAGGATGTCTTTGTGATGCGCTGCCTGACCGGCCTGCGCTACTCGGACGCCGCGGCGCTGCTACGGCCGCACATCAAAGCCGCGGCGGCCCTGCGCATGATTCGCATGGACCAGAAAAAAACCCGGTCGGCCGTGCAGATTCCCTTGCTGCCGCTGGTAGAAATAATTCTGGCCAAATACGAGCATCTGCCCGCTGGCCAGGTATTGCCCGTTATTTCGCGCCAGCAGACGGGCGGCATCATCAAAGAAATTTTGAAGGCGGCGGGCATCGACTCGCCCTATATGCAGGTGCGCTACAAAGGCACCGTGAAGCACGAGGCGGTGCTTCCAAAATGGCAGGCTGCCAGCACCCACACCGCCCGGCACACCTACGGCGCGCTGCTGGCCCGCATGAAATTACATCCGCTGCAGATTATGGAGAAGATGGGGCATAAGGATTTAAAGTCTACCATGAAGTACACCCACCTGGAGCATGAAGCCACTGAACAACAGATGATAGAGGGCTGGGATAAGCTGCAGTCCGGTAAACTTGAGGACTGA
- a CDS encoding helix-turn-helix domain-containing protein: MPRPGLKPPEGPPAPGVEGVGRRIALIRQRFDLSMERTADMVEASAQAISDLENGKSRYPKADLLARFSLKLGVRLDWLILGQEPMLHRDENITRRQQIAAEASHSAEQVQAALDKLQPILLELQGCVGFVPAHVLEEKPTA; this comes from the coding sequence ATGCCCCGTCCCGGACTAAAACCACCTGAAGGCCCGCCCGCACCCGGCGTGGAAGGCGTGGGCCGGCGCATTGCCCTGATCCGTCAGCGCTTTGACCTGTCGATGGAACGCACCGCCGATATGGTGGAGGCCAGCGCGCAGGCCATCAGTGACCTGGAAAACGGCAAAAGCCGCTACCCGAAAGCCGATCTGCTGGCTCGCTTCAGTCTGAAGCTGGGCGTGCGTCTTGACTGGCTGATTTTAGGACAGGAACCCATGCTGCACCGCGACGAGAACATCACGCGCCGCCAACAGATAGCTGCTGAGGCCAGCCACAGCGCCGAACAGGTGCAGGCGGCGCTGGATAAGCTCCAGCCGATTTTATTAGAACTGCAGGGCTGCGTTGGCTTTGTGCCGGCGCACGTCCTGGAAGAGAAACCTACTGCGTGA
- a CDS encoding superinfection immunity protein, with translation MVASLLLDAYSTGYSLGQILGAILILGLYFLPSYIGRKKRQFTGIVLLNLLLGWTGLGWIAALIWAASPDKQGAVTASMFQPVPSMVPVNSVADEINKLRSLRDAGELTNEEFLQQKSRLLRGA, from the coding sequence ATGGTGGCTTCTCTGTTGCTGGATGCTTATTCTACTGGCTACTCACTGGGCCAGATATTGGGCGCAATCCTGATACTGGGACTGTACTTCCTGCCTTCCTATATCGGCCGGAAGAAGCGACAGTTCACCGGTATCGTGCTGCTGAACCTGCTGCTGGGCTGGACGGGACTGGGATGGATAGCGGCTCTAATCTGGGCGGCTTCGCCCGACAAGCAGGGTGCCGTGACGGCTTCAATGTTTCAACCAGTGCCGAGTATGGTACCCGTCAACAGTGTAGCGGATGAGATAAATAAGCTCCGCAGCTTGCGGGATGCGGGCGAGTTGACGAACGAAGAATTTCTACAACAGAAGTCGCGCCTGCTGCGCGGCGCTTAA
- a CDS encoding S24 family peptidase, whose translation MRESAEQQTIHQRITELIDRFEQGNKSAFGRRADISSGVLGDLVGGRLNKPSFDVLAKILRAYPLVHAEWLLLGSGPMLRDGGKEAPERVLHIDEPENMLHPTIVRQLQPDPPIIPRPIGVPMVTVDTDRQENISLVSSKVAASYPTRYLEPEFYKDLPAFSIPLPEFRNATFRAFQVVGDSMSPTFYPGGWVLARFVDFTRETLQEGYIHVVVTRENLVVKRVLDRIEQRNTLALQSDNEEFQTYEVQIEDVQEVWRVVADIGFKFPNVRFDTRRRLSGLEADLQNLMARLEKVEKRSTPE comes from the coding sequence ATGCGAGAATCTGCTGAGCAGCAGACCATTCATCAGCGCATTACTGAGCTGATTGACAGGTTTGAGCAGGGGAATAAGTCTGCTTTTGGGCGGCGGGCGGATATCAGCTCCGGTGTGCTGGGAGATTTGGTAGGTGGGAGGCTGAACAAGCCATCCTTCGACGTGCTGGCCAAGATTCTGCGCGCCTATCCTCTCGTACATGCGGAATGGCTGTTGTTGGGCTCTGGGCCTATGCTGCGGGATGGGGGTAAAGAGGCTCCTGAGCGAGTATTGCATATAGATGAGCCGGAAAACATGTTGCATCCGACCATCGTGCGGCAGCTCCAGCCAGATCCGCCTATCATTCCCCGGCCTATCGGTGTACCGATGGTGACGGTCGATACAGACCGTCAGGAAAACATCAGTCTGGTATCGTCGAAAGTGGCTGCCAGCTACCCGACGCGCTACCTGGAGCCGGAATTTTACAAGGACCTTCCTGCTTTCTCCATCCCGCTACCCGAATTCCGCAACGCCACGTTCCGGGCTTTTCAGGTCGTAGGGGATTCGATGTCACCCACGTTCTATCCTGGCGGCTGGGTGCTGGCGCGCTTTGTCGATTTCACCCGCGAAACCCTGCAGGAAGGCTACATCCATGTCGTCGTGACGCGGGAAAACCTGGTTGTCAAGCGCGTGCTGGACCGCATTGAGCAGCGCAATACGCTGGCGTTGCAGTCTGATAATGAAGAGTTTCAGACCTACGAGGTGCAGATTGAGGACGTACAGGAAGTATGGCGGGTCGTGGCCGACATTGGCTTCAAGTTTCCCAATGTGCGCTTCGACACGCGCCGCCGCCTGAGCGGCCTGGAAGCCGACCTACAGAATCTGATGGCCCGGCTGGAGAAGGTGGAAAAGCGTAGCACCCCGGAATAA
- a CDS encoding helix-turn-helix domain-containing protein: protein MSKLPEFARKLRTLRATSHLTQQKAAAALSITHSAYASYEEGRAEPKMRTLVRLADLFGCTLDELLRPAVPVEPSPQAARKRPARPAMPVSARPFLTWDHHS, encoded by the coding sequence ATGAGTAAGCTGCCTGAATTTGCCCGGAAGCTGCGCACGCTGCGCGCCACGTCCCACCTGACCCAGCAGAAAGCGGCTGCGGCCCTTTCCATTACGCATTCTGCCTACGCCTCCTATGAAGAGGGACGGGCCGAACCGAAGATGCGCACGCTGGTGCGGCTGGCCGACCTGTTCGGCTGCACGCTGGATGAGTTGCTCCGCCCGGCCGTGCCGGTAGAACCCTCACCCCAAGCGGCCCGCAAACGCCCGGCCCGCCCGGCTATGCCGGTTTCCGCCCGCCCTTTCCTGACATGGGACCATCATTCGTAG